From a region of the Saccharomyces paradoxus chromosome IV, complete sequence genome:
- the ARX1 gene encoding putative hydrolase (Nuclear export factor for the ribosomal pre-60S subunit~similar to YDR101C) codes for MALAISHEDTQILLKDKNILQESVLNKYRTAGQIAQTALKYVTSLINDSYHSKTTERQLTVSELCLLTDSFILTRLEQYYKNKVNERGIAIPTTIDIDQISGGWCPEIDDTQNLLKWNKGKDSTFASSVTGILRQGDLVKITLGVHIDGYTSEVSHTMVIYPVDETKAVAQPAGPLLGGKADAVAAAHIAMETVVALLACALTPEKLPASLGGTSSGITGQLIRTIVDTIARSYNCGVVPGSRVRRIRRFLAGQNEGIVAEREYKGVIWTESHQEADLLSNTDAKDLTVVDRGQSTPFTNVSAIPSDDFVVQSCEVYLIDLKMASLEHCNKRGLVTLETVDSYTGKSHKAGELIARPSVYVRDFAQTHILKLKTSRQLLTKIDKQGVYPFKLSHLSSNFPFVDENEEELQNLNKDLKSFRLGMSEISNNYLCVESPIQIARWVPWDHILKATNPNGNLSYDATSTLTLPGHELPLPKLGVSAIKLKSLLNSTKESISLPVARECNTIVLCDSSVSTTDRPELLRLTGGSKTCQPSWVHSQHELNPEDSIVQGIFQLATLAKDKRFGLLLKETQPMKQKSAITSNGDVEETMKM; via the coding sequence ATGGCTCTAGCTATCTCCCACGAGGATACTCAGATTTTGCTAAAGGACAAAAATATCCTACAGGAATCGGTCTTGAACAAATACAGAACGGCTGGACAAATTGCACAAACTGCTTTGAAATATGTCACTTCTTTAATTAATGATTCGTATCATTCAAAGACCACAGAACGCCAATTAACCGTGTCAGAGTTATGTTTGCTTACtgattcttttattttgacCCGCTTGGAACAgtattataaaaataaagttaaTGAAAGAGGTATTGCTATTCCAACTACTATTGATATCGACCAAATTTCCGGCGGGTGGTGTCCCGAAATAGATGATActcaaaatttgttgaaatgGAATAAGGGCAAAGACTCCACTTTTGCATCATCTGTTACTGGAATCCTGAGACAAGGTGATTTAGTCAAGATTACATTAGGTGTTCATATTGATGGTTATACCTCTGAAGTTTCTCACACTATGGTTATTTACCCCGTTGACGAAACCAAAGCTGTTGCTCAACCTGCTGGGCCACTACTAGGTGGTAAGGCGGATGCCGTAGCTGCTGCCCACATTGCTATGGAAACAGTGGTTGCGTTATTAGCCTGTGCTCTGACCCCAGAAAAGCTGCCCGCCTCATTGGGAGGAACTTCAAGTGGTATCACAGGCCAATTGATTAGAACTATCGTAGACACTATTGCCAGATCTTACAACTGTGGCGTTGTCCCTGGTTCTCGTGTAAGAAGAATTAGGAGATTTTTAGCAGGCCAAAACGAAGGTATTGTCGCCGAAAGGGAATATAAGGGTGTTATTTGGACAGAGTCCCATCAAGAAGCAGACTTACTATCTAATACTGATGCCAAGGATTTGACCGTGGTAGATCGTGGTCAATCTACTCCATTCACTAATGTTTCCGCTATTCCAAGTGACGATTTCGTTGTACAATCATGTGAAGTTTATTTaattgatttgaaaatggcATCTTTGGAACATTGTAACAAGAGGGGTTTAGTCACTTTAGAGACCGTCGATTCTTATACTGGTAAATCTCATAAGGCAGGAGAATTGATTGCCAGACCCAGCGTTTACGTTAGGGATTTCGCTCAAACTCATATTCTTAAATTAAAGACCTCAAGACAACTCTTAACCAAGATTGATAAGCAAGGTGTTTACCCATTCAAGTTATCTCATTTATCTTCTAACTTTCCCTTTGTTGACGAAAATGAGGAGGAActtcaaaatttaaacAAAGACTTGAAATCATTTAGACTTGGGATGAGTGAGATTTCCAATAACTACTTATGTGTGGAAAGTCCAATACAAATTGCAAGATGGGTTCCATGGGACCATATTTTAAAGGCCACCAATCCAAACGGTAATCTAAGTTACGATGCAACCTCTACATTAACATTACCTGGGCATGAGCTTCCTCTACCAAAATTGGGTGTTTCGGCCATCAAGCTTAAATCCTTGTTGAATTCAACTAAGGAATCGATTTCCTTACCAGTTGCTCGTGAATGTAACACCATCGTATTGTGTGACTCTAGTGTAAGTACAACCGACAGACCCGAATTATTGAGATTAACTGGTGGTTCTAAGACCTGTCAGCCAAGCTGGGTTCACTCTCAACACGAATTAAATCCTGAAGATTCTATTGTCCAAGGGATCTTTCAATTGGCTACTTTGGCCAAGGATAAGAGATTCGGTCTATTATTAAAGGAAACACAACCAATGAAGCAGAAAAGTGCTATCACATCAAATGGTGACGTTGAAGAAACTATGAAAATGTAA